A region from the Drosophila mauritiana strain mau12 chromosome 2L, ASM438214v1, whole genome shotgun sequence genome encodes:
- the LOC117150225 gene encoding mediator of RNA polymerase II transcription subunit 20, with protein sequence MGVTILQPYPLPEGKSGAHIIDQLSKRLLALGATHAGQFLVDCETFISTPQPHNGAPGRAVHVLHNSEYPASTFSIIDNGTGKQVAIVADNIFDLLMLKMTNTFTSKKQTKIESRGARFEYGDFVIKLGSVTMMDHFKGILIEIEYKSCVILAYCWEMIREMLQGFLGIAVNKDFPSYFAPQTIMTAMGQQQLHAKHNDIFEPMDTVKQYLEQFTNYRKHVTLMGGMGSGPGGQQVGPNVHMSPAVAGLHRP encoded by the coding sequence ATGGGAGTAACTATACTTCAGCCATATCCCTTGCCCGAGGGCAAATCAGGTGCGCACATAATTGATCAGCTGAGCAAGCGTCTGCTCGCCCTGGGCGCCACACATGCCGGCCAATTTCTGGTGGACTGCGAAACGTTCATCTCGACGCCACAGCCGCACAATGGAGCACCTGGACGCGCCGTCCACGTCCTACACAACTCCGAGTATCCCGCCTCCACGTTCTCGATCATCGACAACGGCACCGGCAAACAAGTGGCCATTGTCGCCGACAACATCTTCGATCTCCTCATGCTCAAGATGACCAACACCTTCACCTCCAAAAAGCAGACCAAAATCGAGTCCCGTGGCGCTCGTTTCGAGTATGGTGACTTTGTTATCAAGCTCGGTTCTGTCACCATGATGGACCACTTCAAGGGCATCCTCATCGAAATCGAGTACAAGTCGTGCGTGATTCTGGCCTACTGCTGGGAGATGATACGCGAGATGCTGCAGGGATTCCTCGGCATTGCTGTGAACAAGGACTTTCCCTCCTATTTCGCTCCACAGACAATAATGACGGCAATGGGGCAACAGCAGCTGCATGCCAAGCACAACGACATCTTCGAGCCAATGGACACCGTGAAGCAATACCTGGAGCAGTTCACCAACTATAGGAAGCATGTGACTCTTATGGGCGGCATGGGTAGTGGACCGGGTGGCCAACAGGTTGGTCCGAACGTGCATATGTCGCCGGCGGTGGCGGGTCTACATCGACCCTGA
- the LOC117150617 gene encoding CD109 antigen, whose amino-acid sequence MMWHLLRALLVVAVVLDALQPAVGQSDTYYNPNQNQQNPQQPLLPNQQWGNNPQTNQYNNNLNFGQTNPSDRPPYRTDSGSYNDLAGQDDYNKRLGGGGGYQDNEEPSLTRGKSSYNIKATFLESLHSREPTYFIVASRMVRPGLIYQVSVSILQAQYPITVHASIACDGVQISGDSKDVKEGIPETLLMRIPPTSVTGSYKLRVEGFYQNVFGGLAFLNETRLDFSQRSMTIFVQTDKPLYMQGETVRFRTIPITTELKGFDNPVDVYMLDPNRHILKRWLSRQSNLGSVSLEYKLSDQPTFGEWTIRVIAQGQQEESHFTVEEYYQTRFEVNVTMPAYFFTTDPFIYGRVMANFTSGLPVRGNLTIKATIRPIGYFSNQVLNEKYRLGRSPLEQTNIYNERWRYNNPNQNPQVQYNVPGQLSQDGADLSQDILYRNQYVVERHYQFDEEWPFWVKKPEYQDSSYEAWSGTYRKTLPYLRYFNGTFDFKWPLRELELLVPNLANSEVLITATVGEKFYDEIISGYSVARVYNSSLKVVFLGDSPQVFKPAMPFTTYLAVEYHDGSPIDPNLLRQGLMEVSGFVESRNGGRRDWPAQRLPMSQQSDGIWEVKIDIRNDLNLDDRPQARDFLNGIQNMRLQANFVDPRGERIQTELLLVSHYSPRNQHIKVTTSTEKPVVGEYIIFHIRTNFYLEEFNYLIMSKGVILVNDRETITEGIKTIAVVLSSEMAPVATIVVWKINQQGQVVADSLTFPVNGISRNNFTVYINNRKARTGEKVEVAIFGEPGSYVGLSGIDSAFYTMQAGNELTYAKIITKMSNFDEQTNGTYKHIWYSHEGNPDELVYFPASSFGVDANRTFEYSGLIVFTDGYVPRRQDTCNRTLGFGECLSGRCYRLEKQCDGLFDCDDGTDEINCHVRNDTELLNYRKYRFNRVLRHYENVWLWKDVNIGPHGRYIFNVEVPDRPAYWMVSAFSVSPSKGFGMMNKALEYVGVQPFFINVEMPEACRQGEQVGIRVTVFNYMITPIEAIVVLHDSPDYKFVHVEEDGIVRSYNPRTSFGEHQFFIYLEAQGTTVVYVPVVPQRLGNVDVTLHVATLLGTDTITRTLHVESDGLPQYRHQSVLLDLSNRAYVLEYMHVNVTQTPEIPYQVDRYFVYGSNKARISVVGDVVGPIFPTMPVNASSLLYLPMESGEQNAFSFAANLYTIMYMRLINQRNKTLEKNAFYHMNIGYQRQLSFMRPDGSFSLFRSDWNNSDSSVWLTSYCLRVFQEASFYEWENFIWIDATIIEKNMRWLLQHQTPQGSFFEVTWLPDRKMNRTNFDKNITLTSHVLITLATVKDISGTLGSRVALATQRALAYIERNMDFLRHQAQPFDVAITAYALQLCNSPIAEEVFAILRRQARTIGDFMYWGNQEIPQPPRKLENQKWFSLPRLPYEYDSLNIETTAYALLVYVARREFFVDPIVRWLNSQRLNDGGWASTQDTSAALKALVEYTVRSRLREVSSLTVEIEASSQGGKTQTLYIDDTNLAKLQSIEIPDAWGTIKVQAKGAGYAILQMHVQYNVDIEKFQTKPPVPAFGLHTKAIFHGRNQSHISYVACQNWINQNESERSGMAVLDVAIPTGYWIQQQKLDTYVLSNRVRNLRRARYLERKIVFYFDYLDHEDICVNFTIERWYPVANMSRYLPVRIYDYYAPERFNESIFDALPTYLLNICEVCGSSQCPYCSIYNMGWRASMSVSLLFFSVFIYLLRSRTHLVLNMMQLLT is encoded by the exons ATGATGTGGCACTTGCTGCGCGCCCTGCTCGTGGTAGCCGTCGTCTTGGATGCACTGCAACCGGCGGTCGGACAAAGCGACACCTACTACAACCCCAACCAGAACCAGCAGAATCCCCAGCAGCCGCTACTGCCCAACCAGCAGTGGGGTAACAATCCACAGACGAATCAGTATAACAACAACCTGAACTTTGGACAAACAAATCCCAGCGATCGCCCGCCGTACAGGACAGATTCGGGAAGCTACAACGATCTTGCTGGGCAAGATGACTATAATAAACGAttgggaggaggaggaggctaTCAGGACAACGAGGAGCCGAGTCTGACTCGTGGAAAGTCGTCCTATAACATCAAGGCCACCTTCCTGGAATCTCTGCATTCAAGGGAGCCCACTTACTTCATTGTGGCCTCTCGAATGGTCAGACCTGGTCTAATCTACCAGGTGTCCGTGTCCATTCTCCAAGCCCAGTACCCGATAACCGTTCATGCCAGCATCGCGTGCGATGGTGTCCAAATTAGCGGTGACTCTAAGGATGTCAAGGAGGGCATACCGGAGACGTTGCTCATGAGAATCCCACCAACTAGTGTGACCGGAAGCTATAAGCTTCGAGTGGAAGGTTTCTACCAGAATGTTTTCGGTGGCCTCGCCTTCCTGAACGAAACAAGACTAGACTTCTCCCAGCGCTCCATGACGATATTTGTGCAGACCGATAAGCCTCTTTATATGCAAGGGGAAACTGTGCGATTCAGGACCATTCCGATCACCACCGAACTGAAGGGATTTGACAATCCCGTCGATGTGTACATGCTGGATCCAAACAGGCATATTCTTAAACGTTGGCTGTCGCG TCAATCAAACTTGGGTTCCGTTTCGCTGGAGTACAAACTGTCGGATCAGCCCACTTTTGGAGAATGGACCATCCGTGTAATTGCTCAGGGACAGCAAGAGGAGAGTCACTTCACCGTGGAGGAATACTATCAGACCCGATTCGAAGTGAATGTTACCATGCCTGCCTACTTCTTCACCACGGATCCGTTTATCTACGGAAGGGTGATGGCTAACTTCACCAGTGGCCTACCAGTTAGAGGCAATCTCACAATCAAGGCTACGATCCGGCCAATTGGATACTTCAGCAACCAAGTTCTAAATGAAAAGTATCGCCTGGGTCGATCACCTTTGGAGCAAACTAACATATACAATGAGCGATGGCGGTACAATAATCCAAACCAGAATCCGCAAGTGCAGTATAATGTGCCTGGACAACTGTCTCAGGATGGAGCAGATCTTTCACAGGATATTTTGTACAGGAATCAATATGTGGTCGAGCGACACTATCAGTTCGACGAGGAGTGGCCATTCTGGGTTAAGAAACCCGAGTATCAGGACAGCAGCTACGAGGCGTGGAGCGGAACTTATCGAAAGACCCTGCCCTACCTGCGCTACTTCAATGGAACCTTTGACTTCAAGTGGCCATTGAGGGAGCTAGAGCTCCTGGTGCCCAATCTGGCCAACTCGGAGGTGTTGATCACGGCTACTGTTGGTGAGAAGTTCTACGATGAGATCATCAGTGGTTATTCCGTGGCCAGGGTGTACAATTCCAGTCTGAAGGTGGTATTCCTTGGCGATTCGCCGCAGGTCTTCAAGCCCGCCATGCCATTTACCACATATCTAGCTGTTGAGTACCATGATGGTTCGCCAATCGATCCAAACCTATTGCGCCAGGGTTTAATGGAAGTCTCTGGTTTCGTGGAGAGCCGCAATGGTGGCAGGAGGGACTGGCCCGCCCAGAGATTGCCCATGTCGCAGCAGAGCGATGGCATTTGGGAGGTGAAGATTGACATTAGGAATGACCTGAACCTGGACGACCGCCCACAAGCAAGAGATTTCTTAAACGGCATTCAGAACATGCGCTTGCAGGCGAACTTTGTGGATCCGCGTGGTGAACGCATTCAAACGGAGCTCCTTTTGGTGTCTCACTATTCGCCCAGAAATCAGCACATCAAGGTCACCACCAGCACAGAGAAACCAGTGGTTGGAGAGTATATCATCTTCCACATCCGTACGAACTTCTACCTCGAAGAATTCAACTATCTCATTATGTCAAAGGGTGTTATCCTGGTGAATGACCGCGAAACCATCACAGAGGGCATCAAAACCATTGCTGTAGTTCTGAGTTCCGAAATGGCACCTGTGGCTACGATTGTAGTGTGGAAGATTAACCAGCAGGGACAGGTTGTGGCCGATTCCCTCACTTTCCCAGTTAATGGCATCTCCCGAAATAACTTTACCGTATATATCAACAATCGCAAAGCGAGAACCGGAGAAAAAGTGGAGGTGGCCATCTTTGGAGAGCCTGGCTCGTATGTTGGTCTCTCTGGCATCGACAGTGCCTTCTACACAATGCAGGCAGGCAACGAGCTCACTTACGCCAAGATCATCACTAAGATGTCCAACTTCGACGAGCAGACTAATGGAACGTATAAGCACATTTGGTACTCTCACGAAGGCAATCCCGATGAGCTGGTGTACTTCCCCGCCTCGTCCTTTGGCGTCGATGCAAATCGCACTTTTGAGTACAGTGGACTGATCGTATTTACGGATGGTTATGTACCCAGAAGACAGGACACCTGCAATCGTACATTGGGTTTCGGAGAGTGTTTAAGTGGACGTTGCTATCGCTTGGAGAAGCAGTGCGATGGTTTGTTTGATTGTGATGATGGAACAGATGAGATCAATTGCCATGTGCGTAATGACACAGAGCTGTTGAACTACAGAAAGTACCGATTCAATCGCGTGCTCCGGCATTACGAGAATGTGTGGCTCTGGAAGGATGTGAACATTGGACCACATGGTCGATACATCTTTAATGTGGAGGTTCCTGATCGTCCCGCCTACTGGATGGTCAGTGCGTTCAGTGTGAGTCCATCCAAAGGCTTTGGAATGATGAACAAGGCCTTGGAGTACGTTGGTGTCCAACCATTCTTCATAAACGTGGAAATGCCGGAGGCTTGCCGACAAGGCGAGCAGGTGGGCATCCGTGTCACTGTTTTCAACTACATGATAACCCCCATTGAGGCCATTGTCGTGCTGCACGACAGTCCGGACTACAAGTTTGTGCACGTGGAGGAGGATGGCATCGTCAGATCGTATAACCCCAGAACCAGCTTTGGTGAACATCAATTCTTCATCTACTTGGAGGCCCAAGGCACGACGGTGGTTTACGTGCCCGTTGTGCCTCAGCGTCTGGGCAATGTGGATGTGACCCTACACGTGGCTACTTTGCTTGGAACAGATACCATAACGCGAACACTGCATGTAGAATCGGATGGTCTGCCACAGTATCGTCATCAATCCGTGCTACTGGATCTCTCTAACCGTGCCTACGTCCTAGAATACATGCATGTTAATGTAACCCAAACGCCAGAAATCCCATACCAAGTGGATCGTTACTTTGTGTACGGCTCAAACAAGGCTAGGATATCCGTAGTGGGTGATGTGGTGGGTCCCATTTTCCCTACCATGCCCGTAAATGCTAGCTCCCTGCTTTACTTGCCCATGGAGTCGGGCGAACAGAATGCTTTCAGTTTCGCCGCCAATCTCTACACGATTATGTACATGCGCTTAATTAATCAGCGCAACAAAACGCTGGAGAAGAATGCCTTCTACCACATGAACATTGGCTATCAGCGGCAGTTGAGTTTTATGCGGCCCGATGGCAGCTTCTCACTGTTCCGTTCCGATTGGAACAACTCCGATTCGTCCGTCTGGTTGACCAGCTACTGCCTAAGGGTGTTCCAAGAGGCCAGCTTCTACGAATGGGAGAACTTCATCTGGATCGATGCCACAATCATTGAAAAGAACATGAGATGGCTTCTGCAACACCAGACGCCACAGGGATCCTTCTTCGAGGTCACATGGCTGCCGGATAGGAAGATGAATCGCACCAACTTTGACAAGAACATCACGCTAACGTCCCATGTACTCATAACCTTGGCCACCGTAAAGGATATCTCTGGCACTCTGGGCTCTCGAGTGGCTTTGGCCACGCAGCGTGCCTTGGCGTATATAGAACGAAATATGGACTTCTTGAGACACCAGGCGCAACCTTTTGATGTGGCCATTACAGCGTACGCCCTGCAGCTCTGTAACTCTCCGATTGCCGAGGAAGTATTTGCCATCCTGCGACGTCAGGCCAGGACTATAGGCGATTTTATGTACTGGGGTAACCAGGAAATACCGCAACCTCCGCGCAAGCTGGAGAATCAAAAGTGGTTCTCGCTGCCCCGTCTGCCATACGAATATGATTCGCTGAATATAGAGACAACCGCCTACGCGCTATTGGTTTATGTGGCGCGCCGTGAGTTCTTCGTGGATCCCATTGTGCGGTGGCTGAATTCGCAGCGCTTAAACGACGGCGGATGGGCATCCACCCAGGATACCAGTGCTGCACTCAAGGCTCTTGTGGAGTACACAGTGCGATCTAGGCTGCGCGAGGTTTCCTCGTTGACCGTGGAGATCGAGGCCTCTTCGCAGGGCGGCAAAACACAAACGCTTTACATTGATGACACGAATCTGGCGAAATTGCAGAGTATCGAG ATTCCAGATGCCTGGGGCACCATCAAGGTTCAGGCCAAGGGTGCTGGCTATGCCATCCTTCAGATGCACGTGCAGTACAATGTGGACATTGAGAAGTTCCAGACCAAGCCGCCAGTGCCAGCCTTTGGACTGCACACCAAGGCAATCTTCCACGGCAGGAATCAGTCGCATATCTCCTATGTGGCTTGTCAAAA TTGGATAAACCAAAACGAGTCGGAGCGCTCAGGCATGGCGGTCTTGGATGTGGCCATACCGACTGGCTATTGGATACAGCAGCAAAAACTGGACACTTATGTGCTCAGCAACCGTGTGAGGAATTTGAGAAGGGCTCGTTATCTAGAACGCAAGATTGTCTTTTACTTCGATTAT CTTGATCATGAGGACATCTGTGTAAACTTCACCATTGAGCGTTGGTATCCAGTGGCCAATATGTCGCGTTATCTGCCGGTGCGCATTTACGACTACTATGCACCTG AACGATTCAACGAATCGATATTCGATGCCCTGCCCACATATCTGCTGAATATTTGCGAGGTGTGCGGCAGCTCTCAGTGTCCGTACTGCTCCATCTACAACATGGGCTGGCGCGCCTCCATGTCCGTGTCCCTGCTCTTCTTCAGCGTATTCATATACCTACTGCGAAGTCGCACGCACCTGGTCCTAAACATGATGCAACTGCTCACATAG
- the LOC117150226 gene encoding TBP-related factor, with protein sequence MQFHFKVADAERDRDNVAATSNAGANPHAALQPQQPVALVEPKDAQHEIRLQNIVATFSVNCELDLKAINSRTRNSEYSPKRFRGVIMRMHSPRCTALIFRTGKVICTGARNEIEADIGSRKFARILQKLGFPVKFMEYKLQNIVATVDLRFPIRLENLNQVHGQFSSYEPEMFPGLIYRMVKPRIVLLIFVNGKVVFTGAKSRKDIMDCLEAISPILLSFRKT encoded by the exons ATGCAGTTTCACTTTAAAGTCGCGGACGCTGAAAGGGACAGGGACAATGTGGCTGCGACCAGCAACGCCGGCGCAAATCCGCACGCAGCCctgcagccgcagcagcccGTTGCCCTGGTGGAGCCCAAGGATGCACAACATGAGATACGATTGCA GAATATCGTGGCCACCTTCTCGGTGAACTGTGAACTGGATCTCAAGGCAATCAACTCGCGCACGAGGAACTCGGAGTACTCGCCCAAGCGCTTTCGGGGCGTCATCATGCGGATGCACTCGCCCAGGTGCACAGCGCTGATATTCCGAACGGGCAAGGTCATCTGCACGGGTGCACGCAACGAGATTGAGGCGGACATTGGATCGCGAAAGTTCGCACGCATCCTGCAGAAGCTTGGATTCCCCGTGAAGTTCATGGAATACAAGCTGCAGAACATTGTAGCCACCGTTGATCTGCGCTTCCCCATTCGCCTAGAAAACCTCAACCAGGTGCACGGCCAGTTCAGTTCCTACGAGCCGGAGATGTTTCCAGGCCTCATCTATCGCATGGTCAAGCCGCGCATCGTTCTCCTCATCTTCGTCAACGGAAAGGTTGTATTCACCGGCGCCAAGTCGCGCAAGGACATCATGGACTGCCTGGAGGCGATATCACCTATTTTACTAAGTTTTCGCAAGACGTAG